A genomic region of Prevotella scopos JCM 17725 contains the following coding sequences:
- a CDS encoding TonB-dependent receptor plug domain-containing protein: protein MNKIIYLAGLTLLSVLPATAQNTVVDSTATLKDQTLSDVTVTARKASVRSLSGAINGKDILRDELFKAACCNLGESFVNNASVDVNYSDATTGAKQIKLLGLSGTYVQMLTENLPNFRGAALPYGLGYVPGSWMKSMQVSKGNTSVKNGYEAMTGQINVEYVKPEDPTGLSVNLYGNTVGRFEANADGNIHINGNKNLSTEILAHYENNWLHHDGNGDGFQDAPKVRQYNLQNRWFWKKGDYILHAGLSLLKEDRVSGQTPHAAATNPYRIDIGTDRYEAYMKHAFVLNQEHATNIALMGNVSMHKQQAQYGIKQYDVNEKNAYASLMFETNFTDEHNLSAGLSLNHDYLHQTLTLPATAVPSDYGNIYPLTRGIESETTPGAYVQYTYNLHSRFIAMAGLRVDHSNVYGTFFTPRFHLKWVPADFLTLRLSAGKGYRSPHALAENNYLMASGRRLIIDKLDQEAAWNYGASLNFNIPIGNKMLKINTDYYYTHFLSQMLIDYDSNPQELHITNLNGKSFSHTFQIEASYPLFKGLELGAAYRYNLVKATYGGKLMWKPLQSRYKGLLTLSYKTPLGLWQFDATAALNGGGRMPESYTLASGERSWAGSYKAYGQLSGQVTRYFRHFSLYIGGENLTNYKQKNPIIGYQNPWANSFEPTMVYGPVEGAMAYVGIRLNLGKRQ, encoded by the coding sequence ATGAATAAAATTATATATTTAGCAGGACTGACCTTGCTGTCTGTCCTACCTGCTACCGCACAGAATACTGTAGTCGACTCGACCGCAACCCTAAAAGATCAGACGCTCTCTGACGTGACTGTCACCGCAAGAAAGGCATCAGTGAGATCGCTCTCTGGAGCCATCAACGGTAAAGACATCCTACGTGACGAACTCTTCAAGGCTGCTTGCTGTAACCTTGGTGAGAGCTTTGTCAACAATGCTTCGGTAGATGTAAACTACTCGGATGCAACTACTGGTGCCAAACAAATCAAACTCCTTGGTCTAAGTGGTACGTATGTTCAGATGCTGACCGAGAACCTTCCTAACTTTCGTGGTGCTGCCCTCCCTTACGGTTTGGGCTATGTTCCAGGCAGTTGGATGAAGAGTATGCAGGTGAGTAAGGGTAATACATCCGTCAAGAATGGCTACGAAGCGATGACAGGTCAGATTAATGTGGAATACGTTAAACCTGAAGATCCAACAGGTTTGAGTGTCAACCTCTATGGCAATACGGTGGGAAGATTCGAGGCAAATGCGGATGGTAACATTCATATCAATGGCAACAAGAACCTCAGTACGGAAATCCTTGCCCACTATGAGAACAACTGGCTACATCATGATGGCAATGGAGACGGATTCCAAGATGCCCCAAAGGTGAGACAATACAACCTGCAGAACCGTTGGTTTTGGAAGAAGGGCGATTATATCTTACATGCTGGTTTGTCGCTGTTGAAGGAAGATCGCGTGAGTGGTCAGACTCCTCATGCTGCTGCAACGAATCCTTATCGCATTGATATCGGCACCGACCGCTACGAGGCTTATATGAAACATGCCTTTGTTCTCAATCAGGAACACGCCACAAACATCGCTTTGATGGGTAATGTATCTATGCACAAGCAGCAGGCGCAATATGGTATTAAGCAGTATGATGTCAACGAGAAGAATGCTTATGCATCACTTATGTTTGAGACAAACTTCACCGATGAGCACAATCTCTCTGCTGGTTTGAGTCTCAACCATGATTACTTGCATCAGACGCTGACACTCCCAGCAACGGCTGTGCCTTCTGATTATGGTAATATCTACCCGCTCACACGTGGTATTGAGAGCGAAACAACACCGGGCGCATACGTTCAGTACACCTATAATCTGCATAGTCGATTCATCGCTATGGCAGGATTGCGCGTCGACCATAGCAATGTTTATGGTACGTTCTTCACTCCTCGCTTCCACTTGAAATGGGTGCCAGCTGACTTCCTGACCCTTCGCCTCTCTGCAGGTAAGGGCTATCGCAGTCCGCACGCACTGGCTGAGAACAATTACCTCATGGCTTCGGGGCGCCGACTCATCATCGATAAGCTCGATCAAGAGGCTGCATGGAACTATGGTGCGAGTCTTAATTTCAACATTCCAATAGGAAATAAGATGCTGAAAATCAATACTGATTACTATTACACGCACTTCCTTTCACAGATGTTGATTGACTATGACAGTAATCCACAGGAGCTGCATATCACAAATCTCAATGGAAAGAGCTTCTCGCATACCTTCCAAATCGAAGCTTCTTATCCTTTGTTCAAGGGTCTTGAGCTGGGAGCAGCCTACCGATATAACCTCGTTAAGGCGACGTATGGAGGAAAACTGATGTGGAAACCACTGCAGAGTCGTTACAAAGGACTCTTGACGCTCAGCTATAAAACACCTTTAGGACTCTGGCAGTTTGATGCTACTGCAGCCTTGAACGGAGGTGGTAGAATGCCAGAATCTTACACCTTAGCATCGGGCGAACGCTCATGGGCAGGCAGCTATAAGGCTTACGGACAGCTTAGCGGGCAGGTGACACGCTACTTCCGCCACTTCTCGCTTTACATAGGTGGGGAAAACCTTACCAATTATAAGCAGAAGAACCCTATCATTGGTTATCAAAATCCGTGGGCTAACAGCTTCGAACCAACAATGGTCTATGGTCCTGTCGAGGGTGCCATGGCATACGTTGGTATCCGTCTGAACCTCGGTAAACGACAGTAA
- a CDS encoding GH25 family lysozyme, with amino-acid sequence MFNYRPSRRTLYVGGGILLVLLLIYIVFRCLPPSQEEVDKSAVTIRQEAYYTLEADGKPLAYFADYVDSAFVGGSINKDSIYTRSITQRGYWVNRLPVVPSCHGRILIRWNYKPLTIVNLKGKGVLRLIRQTMTQMDSELDGLQTKRNEMGYYLRVHSVQDYGYNKIAEYHTEVVQQMDSLRRMIKVLDSLSTSSAQLRIRQQNRYAILTSSKKAKPTVCSRLEIDKKNDCVLLQTESKRTPIRLITRLQKTGAIDALNTYYKTHAATISNLAKGIRIVSGRYEGENQKGVPNGYGKYYGDDGSFYDGHWKDGKRNGFGIYVAPHEYLQVGEWKADVFKGERLTYTPDRIYGIDLSRHQHEKNNKVYHIYWNKLRITDLGTLSTKTIKGKVDYPVSFAYVKSTEGCTVLNTYYEVDYKAARAHGIRTGTYHFFSTKSAGVAQADYFLKCSKFNKGDLPPVLDVEPTDAQIVAMGGPKVMFHHIRAWMSRVQKHTGKRPILYISQTFANTYMPLAPDLGDNYHIWIARYGEYKPNFKLAYWQLSPDGKVRGIHGDVDINVFNGYCNQYEEFLKRHCF; translated from the coding sequence ATGTTCAACTACCGCCCTTCAAGGCGAACCCTGTATGTAGGAGGGGGCATTTTGCTTGTCCTTCTACTCATATATATTGTCTTTCGTTGTCTGCCCCCTTCACAAGAGGAGGTGGATAAGAGTGCTGTGACCATTCGTCAGGAGGCGTATTACACGTTAGAGGCTGATGGTAAGCCCCTTGCATACTTTGCTGATTATGTCGATTCGGCGTTTGTGGGTGGCTCTATCAATAAGGATTCGATTTATACACGTAGTATCACGCAGCGCGGTTATTGGGTGAACCGATTGCCCGTAGTGCCTTCTTGCCACGGACGTATTCTCATTCGCTGGAATTATAAACCCTTAACAATCGTCAACTTGAAAGGAAAAGGGGTGCTAAGGCTTATTCGTCAGACGATGACTCAAATGGATTCGGAGTTAGACGGATTGCAAACGAAGCGCAATGAGATGGGTTATTATCTTCGTGTACATAGTGTTCAGGATTACGGATATAACAAGATTGCGGAGTATCATACCGAAGTGGTGCAGCAGATGGATTCGCTTCGTCGGATGATAAAGGTATTAGATTCTCTCTCTACTTCTTCTGCCCAACTGCGCATTAGACAGCAAAATCGCTATGCTATCCTGACTTCCTCTAAGAAGGCGAAACCTACTGTTTGCAGCCGATTGGAAATAGATAAGAAGAATGATTGCGTACTCTTACAAACCGAAAGTAAAAGAACACCAATTCGCTTGATTACTCGCTTGCAAAAAACTGGGGCGATAGACGCACTGAACACATACTATAAGACCCACGCAGCTACTATCAGCAACCTTGCAAAGGGCATTCGTATTGTTAGCGGACGATATGAGGGTGAGAACCAGAAGGGCGTTCCGAATGGTTATGGAAAGTACTATGGCGACGATGGCAGCTTCTATGACGGACATTGGAAGGACGGAAAACGCAACGGCTTTGGCATCTATGTTGCGCCACACGAGTATCTACAAGTGGGCGAATGGAAGGCGGATGTGTTTAAAGGTGAACGCCTTACGTATACTCCCGACCGCATCTACGGCATCGACCTCTCACGTCATCAGCACGAAAAGAATAATAAGGTGTATCACATCTATTGGAACAAACTGCGCATTACCGACCTCGGTACGCTGAGTACGAAGACTATCAAGGGGAAGGTGGATTATCCTGTTTCCTTCGCTTACGTGAAGTCTACGGAGGGTTGTACGGTTCTGAATACTTACTACGAAGTTGATTATAAAGCCGCACGTGCACATGGCATACGGACTGGAACCTATCATTTCTTCTCTACTAAATCAGCGGGTGTAGCACAAGCTGACTATTTCCTAAAATGTAGTAAGTTTAACAAGGGTGACTTGCCGCCAGTCTTAGACGTTGAGCCAACCGACGCACAGATTGTGGCAATGGGTGGTCCGAAGGTGATGTTCCACCATATTCGTGCGTGGATGAGTCGTGTGCAGAAGCATACAGGTAAACGTCCTATCCTTTATATCAGTCAGACTTTTGCCAATACCTATATGCCATTGGCACCCGATTTGGGCGATAACTATCACATTTGGATAGCCCGTTATGGCGAATATAAGCCCAACTTCAAGTTAGCTTACTGGCAGTTAAGTCCTGATGGTAAGGTGCGTGGTATCCATGGCGATGTCGACATCAACGTCTTCAATGGCTATTGCAACCAGTATGAGGAGTTCCTTAAGCGACATTGCTTCTAA
- a CDS encoding helix-turn-helix transcriptional regulator, with amino-acid sequence MMILKDFDLAYSTDIHMIEDERFSHCIFHIICMGGEGSFVYNESCFHINKNDLIVISRPDEVKNIAVTNDFRIECFAANAHFLRNSLPPNNYSIRGSMSLYQDPIIPLSAENAEKFLADIHHLRDRLGEKDAIFYREIMESLCLTMIYDIFEFHTIYYRNQEHVDHANYVVNEFLRMLSTGITRTQRDASYFADQLHVSLKYLSRVVKRATGETITSYVDRATIPILRKYLDDERLSLTQISDIMNFTSLSYFSRYCSKHLGMTPSKYRSSKA; translated from the coding sequence ATGATGATATTAAAGGACTTCGACCTTGCTTATTCAACCGATATCCACATGATAGAGGATGAGCGGTTTTCTCACTGCATTTTTCATATTATCTGCATGGGTGGGGAGGGTAGCTTCGTCTATAACGAGTCGTGTTTTCACATCAATAAGAATGACCTTATCGTTATAAGTCGCCCTGACGAGGTAAAGAATATTGCCGTCACAAACGATTTCCGAATAGAGTGTTTCGCTGCTAATGCTCACTTTCTTAGAAATTCACTTCCCCCAAACAATTACAGCATCAGAGGAAGTATGAGTCTCTATCAAGACCCTATTATCCCGCTTTCTGCGGAGAATGCAGAGAAATTCTTAGCTGATATTCACCACCTTCGTGACAGACTCGGAGAGAAAGATGCTATCTTTTATCGTGAAATCATGGAAAGTCTGTGCCTTACGATGATATATGATATCTTTGAATTTCACACTATCTATTATCGTAATCAGGAGCACGTAGACCATGCCAATTATGTGGTCAATGAGTTTCTAAGGATGCTTTCTACTGGGATTACACGTACACAGCGGGATGCTTCCTATTTTGCTGACCAGCTGCATGTGTCTTTGAAGTATCTTTCACGTGTCGTCAAGCGTGCCACAGGAGAAACAATTACCTCCTATGTCGACCGTGCCACCATCCCCATACTACGTAAATATCTTGATGACGAAAGGCTCTCACTGACGCAAATCAGTGATATCATGAATTTTACTTCCCTTTCCTATTTCAGCCGATACTGCTCTAAACACTTAGGAATGACGCCAAGTAAATATAGAAGTTCTAAGGCATAA